The Primulina huaijiensis isolate GDHJ02 chromosome 12, ASM1229523v2, whole genome shotgun sequence genome has a window encoding:
- the LOC140990437 gene encoding potassium transporter 6-like isoform X2 has product MDPESEIYQNRVKLKSWRTMLTLAYQSLGVVYGDLSTSPLYVYKNTFAEDIEHSETNEEIFGVLSFVFWTLTLIPLLKYVFIVLRADDNGEGGTFALYSLLCRHANVNPLPSFQSADEDLSTYMKDILCPAPSTFGARLKSFLEKRRVLQRFLLVLSLLGACMVIGDGILTPAVSVFSAVSGLGLAMEREHHKYVEIPVACVVLIALFALQHYGTHRVGFLFAPVVITWLLCISCIGIYNIFHWNPYVYQALSPRYMYTFLKKTQRGGWMSLGGILLCITGSEAMFADLGHFSQSSIKIAFASVVYPSLVLAYMGQAAYLSKHHVIENDYKIGFYVSVPDKLRWPVLVIAILAAVVGSQAIITGTFSIIKQCSAFGCFPKVKIVHTSSKIHGQIYIPEVNWILMLLCLTVTLGFRDIKRLGNASGLAVITVMLVTTCLMSLVIVLCWHQSVVLAVCFILFFGTLEGLYLCASLVKFLEGAWVPVAISLVFMTVMCVWHYGTLKKYEYDVQNKVSVDWLLELGPSLGIVRVKGIGIIHTELVSGIPAIFSHFVTNLPAFHQVLVFLCVKSIPIPHVKHEERFLVGRIGPREYRMYRCIVRYGYRDAYKDDIQFENDLVCSIAEYIRTGKGNLNETDKDSRKQNEKMVVVGTPSSHVDSIQLREENGANPEKASTSELRKTQSPPPVKPRKQVKFAIPAGSPKMDRDTHEELCDLMEAREAGTAYIMGHSYVRTKQGSSLMKKMAINFGYEFLRRNSRASTYALSVPHASTLEVGMVYNI; this is encoded by the exons ATGGATCCTGAAAGTGAGATTTATCAGAATCGTGTAAAGTTGA AATCTTGGAGAACGATGTTGACGCTGGCATATCAGAGTTTAGGTGTTGTGTATGGGGATTTGAGTACTTCGCCATTGTATGTGTATAAGAATACTTTTGCAGAAGATATTGAACATTCTGAGACCAATGAAGAAATATTTGGGGTTCTGTCTTTTGTATTTTGGACACTAACTTTGATTCCACTGTTGAAATATGTGTTCATTGTGCTGAGAGCTGATGATAACGGTGAAGGAGGCACATTTGCATTATATTCACTTTTATGCAGGCATGCCAATGTGAATCCATTGCCTAGTTTCCAGTCTGCGGATGAAGATTTGTCTACTTACATGAAGGATATTTTATGCCCTGCACCTTCAACTTTTGGGGCGAGGCTTAAGTCTTTTCTTGAAAAACGCAGAGTTTTGCAGAGATTTTTGCTTGTGTTATCTCTTCTCGGTGCTTGTATGGTGATCGGGGATGGAATTTTGACTCCGGCTGTTTCGG TTTTTTCTGCAGTTTCTGGTCTAGGACTTGCAATGGAAAGAGAGCACCACAAAT ACGTGGAAATCCCAGTTGCTTGTGTGGTACTAATCGCATTGTTTGCCCTTCAACATTATGGCACTCACAGGGTTGGATTCTTGTTCGCACCTGTGGTCATAACATGGCTTTTGTGTATCAGCTGTATTGGTATTTACAATATTTTCCACTGGAATCCTTATGTTTATCAAGCTCTGTCACCACGCTATATGTACACATTTCTAAAGAAAACCCAAAGAGGGGGTTGGATGTCATTGGGAGGAATCCTACTTTGCATAACAG GTTCGGAAGCAATGTTTGCTGATCTTGGGCACTTTTCCCAGTCGTCAATCAAG ATAGCCTTTGCCTCCGTTGTTTATCCATCACTAGTCCTTGCATACATGGGGCAAGCTGCTTATCTCTCTAAGCATCATGTAATCGAAAATGATTATAAAATTGGATTTTATGTTTCTGTACCTG ATAAACTAAGATGGCCAGTGCTGGTGATTGCTATACTTGCTGCAGTAGTTGGAAGCCAAGCCATTATTACAGGAACTTTTTCCATCATAAAACAGTGCTCTGCCTTTGGGTGCTTCCCTAAAGTTAAAATAGTGCACACATCCTCAAAAATCCATGGCCAGATATATATTCCTGAGGTCAACTGGATCTTGATGCTGCTATGTTTAACCGTTACTCTAGGTTTTAGAGACATCAAGAGATTAGGCAACGCTTCAG GTTTGGCAGTTATCACCGTCATGTTGGTCACAACATGTTTGATGTCTCTCGTTATTGTGCTATGCTGGCACCAAAGTGTCGTTCTCGCAGTTTGCTTCATCTTGTTCTTTGGGACACTCGAGGGCTTATATTTATGTGCATCTCTTGTCAAGTTTCTTGAAGGAGCATGGGTACCGGTTGCCATTTCACTCGTCTTCATGACAGTGATGTGTGTCTGGCACTATGGTACCCTTAAGAAGTACGAGTATGATGTTCAAAATAAAGTATCTGTTGATTGGCTACTTGAGTTGGGCCCGAGTCTTGGCATCGTACGGGTTAAAGGCATTGGCATAATACACACAGAACTCGTATCTGGAATACCAGCTATCTTCTCCCATTTTGTAACCAATCTTCCGGCTTTCCACCAGGTGCTAGTTTTTCTGTGTGTCAAATCCATCCCTATTCCCCACGTGAAGCATGAAGAACGGTTTCTTGTGGGGCGTATTGGACCAAGAGAGTACCGTATGTATAGATGCATTGTCCGATATGGTTATCGCGATGCTTATAAAGACGACATACAATTCGAGAACGATCTTGTGTGTTCAATAGCAGAGTACATACGAACTGGGAAGGGGAATTTGAATGAAACAGACAAAGATTCTAGGAAGCAAAATGAGAAAATGGTTGTAGTTGGAACACCTTCAAGTCACGTAGACTCGATTCAGCTACGCGAGGAAAATGGGGCCAATCCCGAAAAAGCTAGCACATCAGAACTCAGGAAAACGCAATCCCCACCACCCGTTAAGCCTAGGAAACAAGTCAAGTTTGCCATCCCAGCCGGAAGTCCAAAGATGGATAGAGACACTCATGAAGAGCTTTGTGATTTGATGGAAGCGAGAGAAGCCGGTACAGCTTACATCATGGGACATTCATACGTCAGAACAAAGCAAGGTTCAAGTTTGATGAAGAAGATGGCTATAAATTTTGGGTATGAGTTCTTGAGGAGAAACAGTAGAGCATCTACGTATGCATTGAGTGTACCTCATGCCTCAACATTAGAAGTGGGAATGgtgtataatatataa
- the LOC140990292 gene encoding uncharacterized protein, translating into MAFKMGEKVLALLFTVVLLFGGVYSVSLTVSPARIVNGFFSNAFSMAMKRVLSLKVTTKAAISGRPMMKFESGYNVETVFDGSKLGIEPYAVEALPDGDLLILDSANSNLYKISSSLSLYSRPKLVSGSADGYYGHVDGKFREAKMNHPKGLTVDDRGNIYVADTDNMAIRKISDTGVTTIAGGKRGRGGGHVDGPSEDAKFSNDFDVIYIGSSCSLLVIDRGNKAVREIQLHFDDCACQYGSGFPIGIAVLIAAGFFGYMLALLQRRVGSIVSSQDEIVEANVPPNTYQKPKKSVKRPPLIPTEDEQEESFLGSVGRLVAQTGASAAEIMGGVFTVFHKNLSKHQSQNQYHQHRKYSNSSPLQESFVIPDEDEPPAIETRTPTPRKTYAFMSKDSEKMQQLRQSRAFYSGWDGDLQQQQQTKKQQHHHQYRSSAPQTYYEQSSENTNEIVFGAVQEQNKQQENMVIKPLNHSFPVYDHRNIHSRFSHGYGH; encoded by the exons ATGGCTTTTAAGATGGGGGAAAAAGTTCTGGCTTTGCTCTTCACCGTTGTTCTTCTTTTTGGTGGTGTGTACTCTGTTTCACTTACTGTCTCACCTGCCA GGATTGTTAATGGGTTTTTCTCGAATGCATTTTCCATGGCGATGAAACGGGTTTTATCACTCAAGGTCACCACTAAAGCAG CGATATCAGGACGTCCAATGATGAAATTTGAGAGTGGGTATAACGTGGAGACTGTCTTTGATGGCAGCAAGCTTGGCATTGAACCGTATGCTGTTGAAGCATTACCTGATGGAGACCTTCTAATTTTGGATTCAGCTAATAGCAATCTTTATAAGATTTCCTCTTCCTTGTCCCTTT ACAGCCGGCCAAAGTTGGTTTCAGGGTCTGCTGATGGATATTATGGCCACGTGGATGGAAAATTTAGGGAAGCAAAGATGAATCATCCTAAAGGTCTCACAGTTGATGACAGAGGAAACATTTATGTTGCGGACACGGACAATATGGCAATCAGAAAGATTAGTGATACAG GAGTCACAACCATTGCCGGAGGCAAACGGGGTCGTGGTGGTGGACATGTTGATGGACCGAGTGAAGatgcaaaattttcaaatgattttgaTGTGATCTATATAGGGAGCAGTTGCTCTCTTCTCGTTATTGACCGCGGAAACAAGGCAGTTCGTGAAATACAACTCCATTTTGATGATTGTGCTTGTCAGTATGGAAGTGGTTTCCCCATAG GCATTGCAGTGCTTATAGCAGCTGGATTCTTTGGTTATATGCTAGCCCTGCTTCAACGAAGGGTTGGTTCGATTGTTTCTTCTCAAGAT GAAATTGTAGAAGCAAATGTTCCTCCCAATACATATCAGAAACCAAAGAAATCTGTGAAACGGCCTCCACTAATTCCAACAGAAGATGAGCAAGAAGAAAGCTTTCTAGGATCTGTTGGGAGACTGGTTGCCCAAACTGGAGCGTCTGCCGCTGAAATCATGGGAGGAGTGTTCACTGTGTTCCACAAGAATCTATCAAAACATCAAAGCCAAAATCAGTATCACCAACATCGAAAGTATTCCAATTCTTCGCCGTTGCAAGAGAGCTTTGTTATTCCAGATGAGGATGAGCCTCCTGCCATTGAAACTCGGACCCCTACTCCTCGGAAAACCTATGCCTTCATGTCCAAAGATTCTGAGAAAATGCAACAGCTTCGCCAAAGTCGTGCTTTCTATAGTGGGTGGGACGGAGAccttcagcagcagcagcaaacAAAGAAGCAGCAACATCACCATCAATATCGTTCCTCTGCACCACAAACTTACTACGAACAGAGCTCTGAGAACACCAATGAGATTGTTTTTGGAGCAGTGCAAGAGCAAAATAAGCAGCAAGAAAACATGGTAATTAAGCCTCTCAACCATAGTTTTCCTGTTTATGATCATCGTAACATTCATTCTCGATTCAGCCATGGGTATGGACATTGA
- the LOC140990437 gene encoding potassium transporter 6-like isoform X1 encodes MDPESEIYQNRLQKESWRTMLTLAYQSLGVVYGDLSTSPLYVYKNTFAEDIEHSETNEEIFGVLSFVFWTLTLIPLLKYVFIVLRADDNGEGGTFALYSLLCRHANVNPLPSFQSADEDLSTYMKDILCPAPSTFGARLKSFLEKRRVLQRFLLVLSLLGACMVIGDGILTPAVSVFSAVSGLGLAMEREHHKYVEIPVACVVLIALFALQHYGTHRVGFLFAPVVITWLLCISCIGIYNIFHWNPYVYQALSPRYMYTFLKKTQRGGWMSLGGILLCITGSEAMFADLGHFSQSSIKIAFASVVYPSLVLAYMGQAAYLSKHHVIENDYKIGFYVSVPDKLRWPVLVIAILAAVVGSQAIITGTFSIIKQCSAFGCFPKVKIVHTSSKIHGQIYIPEVNWILMLLCLTVTLGFRDIKRLGNASGLAVITVMLVTTCLMSLVIVLCWHQSVVLAVCFILFFGTLEGLYLCASLVKFLEGAWVPVAISLVFMTVMCVWHYGTLKKYEYDVQNKVSVDWLLELGPSLGIVRVKGIGIIHTELVSGIPAIFSHFVTNLPAFHQVLVFLCVKSIPIPHVKHEERFLVGRIGPREYRMYRCIVRYGYRDAYKDDIQFENDLVCSIAEYIRTGKGNLNETDKDSRKQNEKMVVVGTPSSHVDSIQLREENGANPEKASTSELRKTQSPPPVKPRKQVKFAIPAGSPKMDRDTHEELCDLMEAREAGTAYIMGHSYVRTKQGSSLMKKMAINFGYEFLRRNSRASTYALSVPHASTLEVGMVYNI; translated from the exons ATGGATCCTGAAAGTGAGATTTATCAGAATC GACTGCAGAAAGAATCTTGGAGAACGATGTTGACGCTGGCATATCAGAGTTTAGGTGTTGTGTATGGGGATTTGAGTACTTCGCCATTGTATGTGTATAAGAATACTTTTGCAGAAGATATTGAACATTCTGAGACCAATGAAGAAATATTTGGGGTTCTGTCTTTTGTATTTTGGACACTAACTTTGATTCCACTGTTGAAATATGTGTTCATTGTGCTGAGAGCTGATGATAACGGTGAAGGAGGCACATTTGCATTATATTCACTTTTATGCAGGCATGCCAATGTGAATCCATTGCCTAGTTTCCAGTCTGCGGATGAAGATTTGTCTACTTACATGAAGGATATTTTATGCCCTGCACCTTCAACTTTTGGGGCGAGGCTTAAGTCTTTTCTTGAAAAACGCAGAGTTTTGCAGAGATTTTTGCTTGTGTTATCTCTTCTCGGTGCTTGTATGGTGATCGGGGATGGAATTTTGACTCCGGCTGTTTCGG TTTTTTCTGCAGTTTCTGGTCTAGGACTTGCAATGGAAAGAGAGCACCACAAAT ACGTGGAAATCCCAGTTGCTTGTGTGGTACTAATCGCATTGTTTGCCCTTCAACATTATGGCACTCACAGGGTTGGATTCTTGTTCGCACCTGTGGTCATAACATGGCTTTTGTGTATCAGCTGTATTGGTATTTACAATATTTTCCACTGGAATCCTTATGTTTATCAAGCTCTGTCACCACGCTATATGTACACATTTCTAAAGAAAACCCAAAGAGGGGGTTGGATGTCATTGGGAGGAATCCTACTTTGCATAACAG GTTCGGAAGCAATGTTTGCTGATCTTGGGCACTTTTCCCAGTCGTCAATCAAG ATAGCCTTTGCCTCCGTTGTTTATCCATCACTAGTCCTTGCATACATGGGGCAAGCTGCTTATCTCTCTAAGCATCATGTAATCGAAAATGATTATAAAATTGGATTTTATGTTTCTGTACCTG ATAAACTAAGATGGCCAGTGCTGGTGATTGCTATACTTGCTGCAGTAGTTGGAAGCCAAGCCATTATTACAGGAACTTTTTCCATCATAAAACAGTGCTCTGCCTTTGGGTGCTTCCCTAAAGTTAAAATAGTGCACACATCCTCAAAAATCCATGGCCAGATATATATTCCTGAGGTCAACTGGATCTTGATGCTGCTATGTTTAACCGTTACTCTAGGTTTTAGAGACATCAAGAGATTAGGCAACGCTTCAG GTTTGGCAGTTATCACCGTCATGTTGGTCACAACATGTTTGATGTCTCTCGTTATTGTGCTATGCTGGCACCAAAGTGTCGTTCTCGCAGTTTGCTTCATCTTGTTCTTTGGGACACTCGAGGGCTTATATTTATGTGCATCTCTTGTCAAGTTTCTTGAAGGAGCATGGGTACCGGTTGCCATTTCACTCGTCTTCATGACAGTGATGTGTGTCTGGCACTATGGTACCCTTAAGAAGTACGAGTATGATGTTCAAAATAAAGTATCTGTTGATTGGCTACTTGAGTTGGGCCCGAGTCTTGGCATCGTACGGGTTAAAGGCATTGGCATAATACACACAGAACTCGTATCTGGAATACCAGCTATCTTCTCCCATTTTGTAACCAATCTTCCGGCTTTCCACCAGGTGCTAGTTTTTCTGTGTGTCAAATCCATCCCTATTCCCCACGTGAAGCATGAAGAACGGTTTCTTGTGGGGCGTATTGGACCAAGAGAGTACCGTATGTATAGATGCATTGTCCGATATGGTTATCGCGATGCTTATAAAGACGACATACAATTCGAGAACGATCTTGTGTGTTCAATAGCAGAGTACATACGAACTGGGAAGGGGAATTTGAATGAAACAGACAAAGATTCTAGGAAGCAAAATGAGAAAATGGTTGTAGTTGGAACACCTTCAAGTCACGTAGACTCGATTCAGCTACGCGAGGAAAATGGGGCCAATCCCGAAAAAGCTAGCACATCAGAACTCAGGAAAACGCAATCCCCACCACCCGTTAAGCCTAGGAAACAAGTCAAGTTTGCCATCCCAGCCGGAAGTCCAAAGATGGATAGAGACACTCATGAAGAGCTTTGTGATTTGATGGAAGCGAGAGAAGCCGGTACAGCTTACATCATGGGACATTCATACGTCAGAACAAAGCAAGGTTCAAGTTTGATGAAGAAGATGGCTATAAATTTTGGGTATGAGTTCTTGAGGAGAAACAGTAGAGCATCTACGTATGCATTGAGTGTACCTCATGCCTCAACATTAGAAGTGGGAATGgtgtataatatataa
- the LOC140989320 gene encoding probable alpha,alpha-trehalose-phosphate synthase [UDP-forming] 9, giving the protein MMASRSCGNFFDLASEELLNVPQTPRGLPRVMTLPGVISDGNGNSDAESDSTSSVCRERKIIVANMLPLHAQKDNGTGNWSFSLDEDSLLLQLKDGFTRDTEVIYVGSLKVEIEAKEQEEIAQRLLDDFNCVPTFLPQDIHRKFYHGFCKQQLWPLFHYMLPMCPDHGDRFDRQLWQAYVSANKSFADKVMEVVNPEDDFIWIHDYHLMVLPTFLRKRYNRIKLGFFLHSPFPSSEIYRTLPVRDEILKGLLNSDLIGFHTFDYARHFLSCCGRMLGLDYESKRGHIGLDYFGRTVYIKILPVGIHMGRLESVLNLPSTCNKVKEIREQFQDKKLILGVDDMDIFKGISLKLLAFEQLLQQHREFQGKLVLIQIVNPARSSGKDVQEAKKETYSTVKRINEVFGYPGYAPVILIDRHASRSEKSAYYAMAECCIVNAVRDGMNLVPYKYVVCRQGSSGMDEAMGTKTDSPRTSMLVVSEFVGCSPSLSGAIRVNPWDIDAVAEALNMAITIPDAEKQLRHEKHYRYVSSHDIAYWARSFIQDLERACKDHYDKRCWGIGLGLSFRVISLSPSFRKLSVDHIVSAYKRTSRRAIFLDYDGTVVPQSSMVKSPTPDVVTVLDALCNDPNNTVFIVSGRGRASLSDWLAPCEKLGLAAEHGYFIRSSSTSDWEALASDLDWKKIVEPIMKQYTEATDGSYMEIKESALVWHHQDADPDFGSCQAKELLVHLENVLANEPVVVRRGQHIVEVKPQGVTKGLVAEKVISMMVNDGKAPNFVMCIGDDRSDEDMFESILSTVSNPTLPVAPEIFACTVGQKPSKAKYYLDDTADVVKLLRGLANSSNPKPRQHSARFQVEFDNGF; this is encoded by the exons ATGATGGCTTCAAGGTCGTGTGGGAATTTCTTCGACTTGGCTTCTGAAGAATTACTGAATGTTCCTCAAACTCCTAGAGGTCTTCCAAGGGTAATGACTCTTCCTGGTGTCATATCTGATGGTAATGGGAACAGTGACGCGGAGTCAGACAGCACATCATCTGTTTGCCGCGAGAGGAAAATTATAGTGGCAAACATGTTACCTTTGCATGCTCAGAAGGACAATGGGACTGGTAACTGGAGTTTTAGTTTGGATGAAGATTCTCTTTTGTTACAATTGAAAGATGGATTTACTCGCGATACTGAGGTTATATATGTGGGATCTCTCAAAGTTGAAATAGAAGCCAAAGAGCAGGAGGAAATTGCACAAAGGCTTCTAGACGATTTCAACTGTGTGCCCACTTTTCTTCCGCAAGATATCCATAGAAAATTCTACCATGGTTTCTGTAAGCAACAACTCTGGCCTCTATTCCACTACATGCTACCTATGTGCCCAGATCATGGAGATCGCTTTGACAGACAGCTGTGGCAGGCCTACGTGTCTGCAAATAAGAGCTTTGCTGACAAGGTCATGGAAGTAGTCAATCCCGAAGATGATTTCATCTGGATTCATGATTATCATCTCATGGTGCTACCTACATTTCTAAGGAAGCGTTACAATAGAATCAAACTTGGGTTTTTTCTTCACAGTCCATTTCCTTCGTCAGAGATATACAGAACATTGCCTGTTAGAGATGAAATTCTGAAAGGATTATTAAATTCTGATTTAATTGGTTTTCATACATTTGACTATGCCCGTCACTTCCTCTCATGTTGTGGTAGAATGCTAGGCTTGGACTATGAATCTAAAAGAGGCCACATTGGACTTGATTATTTTGGCCGCACAGTGTATATAAAAATCCTCCCAGTAGGTATACACATGGGTAGGCTGGAATCTGTGCTGAATTTACCTTCTACATGTAACAAAGTCAAAGAGATCAGAGAGCAGTTCCAGGACAAGAAGTTGATTCTTGGTGTAGATGACATGGATATATTCAAAGGCATCAGTCTTAAGTTGCTTGCTTTTGAACAACTCCTGCAGCAGCATCGGGAGTTTCAAGGAAAACTAGTTTTGATTCAAATAGTGAATCCTGCTAGGAGCTCTGGGAAAGATGTTCAGGAAGCCAAAAAGGAAACTTACTCTACTGTAAAAAGAATAAATGAGGTTTTTGGCTACCCTGGTTATGCACCCGTAATTTTGATCGATCGTCATGCTTCTCGCAGTGAGAAGAGTGCTTATTATGCTATGGCGGAATGTTGCATAGTTAATGCTGTTAGGGATGGTATGAACTTGGTCCCTTACAAGTATGTAGTCTGCAGGCAGGGTTCTTCTGGTATGGATGAAGCAATGGGTACGAAAACAGATTCTCCTAGGACAAGCATGCTTGTTGTGTCAGAGTTTGTTGGATGTTCACCTTCTCTGAGTGGAGCAATTAGGGTGAATCCATGGGATATCGATGCCGTGGCCGAGGCTCTGAATATGGCAATTACCATTCCCGATGCAGAAAAGCAACTGCGGCATGAGAAACACTACCGTTACGTTAGTTCTCATGATATAGCTTATTGGGCTCGTAGTTTCATACAGGATTTGGAGAGAGCGTGCAAGGATCATTATGATAAGCGTTGCTGGGGTATTGGATTAGGTCTCAGTTTCAGAGTTATTTCACTTTCCCCTAGTTTTAGGAAGTTATCCGTGGATCACATAGTTTCGGCGTATAAAAGGACTAGTAGAAGGGCGATATTCCTGGACTATGATGGTACCGTTGTTCCTCAATCCTCCATGGTCAAATCTCCCACTCCTGATGTGGTGACTGTGCTTGATGCTCTGTGTAATGATCCAAATAACACGGTGTTTATCGTTAGCGGGAGAGGCAGGGCGTCACTCAGTGATTGGCTTGCCCCATGTGAGAAATTGGGACTTGCTGCTGAACATGGATACTTTATAAG gTCAAGCAGCACCTCTGATTGGGAAGCTTTAGCTTCTGATCTTGATTGGAAAAAGATAGTCGAGCCAATTATGAAACAATACACAGAAGCAACTGATGGATCTTATATGGAAATTAAAGAGAGTGCATTGGTGTGGCACCATCAGGATGCAGATCCTGACTTCGGATCCTGCCAAGCCAAGGAACTTTTGGTGCACTTGGAAAATGTTCTTGCAAACGAGCCGGTTGTTGTTCGGAGGGGACAGCATATTGTCGAAGTAAAACCACAA GGAGTGACCAAAGGTTTGGTTGCGGAGAAGGTGATCTCCATGATGGTTAATGATGGCAAAGCTCCAAATTTCGTGATGTGTATTGGTGATGATAGATCGGATGAAGATATGTTCGAGAGCATACTAAGCACGGTTTCTAATCCGACCCTTCCTGTAGCTCCAGAAATATTTGCTTGCACTGTTGGGCAGAAACCAAGCAAGGCTAAATATTATCTTGATGACACTGCGGATGTTGTGAAACTGCTTCGGGGACTTGCCAATTCTTCTAATCCAAAGCCTAGACAGCATAGTGCACGCTTCCAGGTCGAGTTTGATAATGGCTTCTAA